The Pyrus communis chromosome 2, drPyrComm1.1, whole genome shotgun sequence genome includes a window with the following:
- the LOC137724444 gene encoding receptor-like protein EIX2, with amino-acid sequence MDSHYHLSIAHYFLLFLLASSYMRSTTQLSFCLAGGELSSSVETNSCIDEERRALQIFKRHLVDPSGRLSSWVGHDCCRWEGISCNNLTGHVVKMDLRNRYPGLRSISDEEWDRSAYEMAKLRGKINASLLSLKHLNYLDLSFNDFHRIQVPKFFGELKSLQYLNLSAASFGGEIPPSLGNLSSLNFLDLGRNQLSSSRNLNWLSRLSSLKYLDLGGMDLSTTGVNWAYAVNMLPSLAELHLSDCQIKSISLSLQSINLTSLFNLTSLITLDLSWNDFGDPFPSEFANFKSLEYLDLSNTGLEGQIPKGIGNLCKLKVLSLYGNEFNGGLEEFCRSFSNCSNIALESLDLSFSKLGSQLPVSLGMFKSMQNLYLGGNSLWGSIPDSIGNLSSLKTLYLSYNMITGSIPDSIGNLSSLKTLDLFYNMMNGSIPQSLGQLSQLVSLDLSSNPWEGNLTEAHFINLTRLQDFKAGDSYNHTSLIFDMAYDWVPPFKLHTIYIRNCHIGPGFGIWLQSQTELREIYLSGNGISDSFPEEWLLKISSQLIQLDLSYNQFRGNLPSNLKSPKLELIDLSHNQLDGPLPLWSATKVTNFDLESNSFSGPIPSNIDQMMPNLNFLYLSENHLNGNIPRSICNMQQLQELSLFGNHLNGTIPPFVYNMKQLQILSLGSNQFHGELRLAWSVGSNMMFLDVSQNNLSGNIPTSLGALISLKVLKLNNNNFEGEIPNSLQNCSQLGSIDLGDNKLFGKIPQWIGGLNVSMLNMIRLRSNNFSGHISQQLCNLQQLHILDLSHNNISGTIPKCLGNLASLVNDSYTSDDTFYASNQPTTLTLKGKELVYNNTLYLVKSIDLSSNTLQGEIPEEISSLILLGTLNLSRNQLTGKIPSQIGNLHWLETLDLSHNHLSGQIPQSLSSLTSLSHLNLSYNNLSGRIPSGNQLQTLIDPSIYMENPSLCGVPLSTKCPGDETFPSKDTKDINVGGNDELWFYVSMVLGFIVGFWGVCGTLILKTSWRYAYFQFFDSIKDKIALAIALKVARFQRMFSYV; translated from the coding sequence GTTCCATTTCTGATGAAGAGTGGGACAGGTCGGCTTATGAAATGGCTAAATTGAGAGGTAAGATAAATGCTTCTCTGTTGAGCTTGAAACATTTAAATTACCTGGACCTAAGCTTTAAtgattttcatcgcattcaagTTCCTAAGTTCTTCGGGGAGCTTAAAAGTTTGCAATATCTTAATCTCTCCGCTGCGTCATTTGGAGGAGAGATTCCCCCTTCTCTTGGTAACCTGTCAAGCCTCAATTTTCTTGACCTTGGGAGGAATCAACTCTCATCTTCCAGAAATTTGAATTGGCTGTCTCGCCTCTCTTCTCTAAAATACCTTGATCTCGGAGGCATGGATCTTAGCACCACAGGAGTCAATTGGGCGTATGCTGTTAATATGCTTCCTTCATTAGCAGAGTTACACTTATCTGATTGCCAAATTAAAAGCATTTCACTCTCCCTGCAGAGCATTAACTTGACATCACTTTTTAATCTTACCAGCCTCATAACACTTGATCTATCCTGGAATGATTTCGGTGATCCTTTCCCAAGTGAATTTGCAAACTTCAAATCTCTGGAATACCTTGATTTATCTAATACAGGCTTAGAAGGCCAAATTCCTAAAGGCATTGGAAATTTGTGCAAGCTAAAGGTCTTAAGTCTTTATGGAAACGAATTTAATGGGGGGCTTGAAGAGTTTTGTAGAAGTTTCTCAAATTGTTCAAATATTGCATTAGAGTCACTAGATTTGTCTTTTAGTAAGCTGGGAAGCCAACTGCCGGTCTCCTTAGGAATGTTTAAAAGTATGCAGAATCTCTACCTTGGTGGAAACTCTTTGTGGGGCTCAATTCCAGACTCCATTGGAAACTTGTCATCCTTGAAAACTTTATACCTCTCTTATAATATGATTACCGGCTCCATTCCAGATTCCATTGGAAACTTGTCATCCTTGAAAACTTTAGACCTCTTTTATAATATGATGAACGGCTCCATTCCACAAAGTCTGGGACAACTCTCTCAGCTAGTTTCCCTCGATCTGTCTTCTAATCCTTGGGAGGGCAATCTAACGGAAGCCCATTTCATAAATCTTACCCGGTTACAAGATTTTAAAGCAGGAGACAGTTACAACCACACATCCCTCATTTTCGACATGGCGTATGATTGGGTTCCTCCATTCAAGCTCCACACAATTTATATCAGAAATTGTCATATAGGTCCCGGTTTTGGGATATGGCTTCAATCTCAAACTGAATTGAGGGAAATCTATCTTAGTGGTAATGGAATCTCGGATTCCTTCCCAGAGGAATGGCTGTTGAAGATATCTTCCCAACTCATCCAGCTAGACTTGTCTTACAACCAATTTCGTGGAAACCTTCCATCCAATTTGAAATCTCCAAAATTGGAGTTGATTGACTTGAGTCATAATCAGTTGGACGGCCCACTCCCACTTTGGTCGGCCACTAAGGTAACTAACTTTGATCTTGAAAGCAATTCCTTTTCCGGGCCAATTCCCTCCAATATTGACCAAATGATGCccaatttgaattttttgtatcTTTCTGAGAATCATTTGAATGGCAATATTCCTCGCTCTATCTGTAACATGCAGCAATTGCAAGAATTGTCACTTTTTGGGAATCATTTGAATGGCACTATTCCTCCCTTTGTTTACAACATGAAGCAGTTGCAAATCTTGTCTCTAGGGAGCAATCAATTTCATGGAGAACTCCGTCTTGCATGGAGTGTGGGGAGCAACATGATGTTTCTAGATGTTAGTCAAAACAATCTCTCGGGTAATATTCCCACATCATTAGGGGCATTAATTTCACTGAAAGTATTAAAGCTCAACAACAACAATTTTGAAGGTGAAATTCCAAATTCCTTGCAAAATTGTTCTCAGTTGGGGAGTATTGATCTTGGAGACAACAAGTTATTTGGCAAAATACCACAGTGGATAGGAGGATTAAATGTATCCATGTTGAATATGATACGATTACGGTCCAACAATTTTAGTGGACATATATCCCAGCAACTGTGCAATCTTCAACAACTTCATATCCTCGACCTTAGTCACAACAACATTTCAGGTACTATTCCCAAGTGTTTGGGTAATTTGGCTTCGCTGGTCAATGATTCATATACATCAGATGATACTTTTTATGCCTCTAATCAGCCAACCACACTGACACTAAAAGGAAAGGAACTTGTGTACAATAATACTCTATATCTTGTAAAGAGCATTGATCTTTCATCAAATACTTTACAAGGTGAAATCCCTGAAGAAATAAGTAGCCTCATTCTATTGGGTACCTTGAACTTGTCTAGGAATCAATTGACTGGAAAGATCCCTTCCCAGATTGGAAACTTGCATTGGCTCGAAACACTTGATCTCTCACACAACCACCTTTCAGGACAGATTCCTCAGAGCTTGTCATCTTTAACCTCACTATCCCACTTGAACTTGTCTTACAACAACTTGTCTGGAAGAATTCCTTCAGGAAACCAGCTTCAAACGCTCATTGATCCGTCCATTTATATGGAAAATCCATCGCTATGTGGCGTTCCTCTCTCAACTAAGTGCCCTGGAGATGAAACTTTCCCATCTAAGGATACAAAAGACATAAATGTAGGTGGAAATGATGAGTTATGGTTCTATGTCAGCATGGTACTTGGCTTTATTGTAGGCTTTTGGGGGGTTTGCGGCACACTGATCTTAAAGACATCATGGAGGTATGCATATTTTCAGTTCTTTGACAGCATCAAAGACAAGATAGCACTAGCAATTGCATTGAAAGTGGCTCGTTTTCAAAGAATGTTTTCTTATGTTTGA